A genomic window from Methanobacterium sp. BRmetb2 includes:
- the pyrF gene encoding orotidine-5'-phosphate decarboxylase — translation MEVQNNIILAMDVRKLSKGLQIAESISDYINTVKVGYPLVLSEGLESISIIKDSFDFKVIADFKVADIPETNSKICDLTFESGADAVIVQGFVGEDSVKACLDRAVEHSKEVFLLTEMSHPGASRFLQKVSEDIAQMGVEMGITNYVAPSTKLHRLKEIRKIVGDSFIISPGVGVQGGTPKETLHYADALIIGRSIYESQNPRESTKSIIDSIKL, via the coding sequence ATGGAAGTACAAAACAATATTATTCTGGCAATGGATGTTCGCAAACTATCTAAAGGTTTGCAGATAGCCGAATCCATATCTGATTATATTAATACCGTGAAAGTTGGTTATCCTTTAGTTCTAAGTGAAGGACTCGAATCTATATCTATAATTAAAGATAGTTTTGATTTCAAGGTTATTGCAGATTTTAAGGTTGCAGATATTCCAGAAACAAATAGTAAGATATGTGATCTTACCTTTGAATCCGGGGCAGATGCGGTTATTGTTCAGGGATTTGTAGGGGAGGACAGTGTAAAAGCCTGCTTAGATCGGGCAGTAGAACATTCCAAGGAAGTCTTCCTTCTAACTGAAATGTCCCATCCTGGAGCATCAAGATTTCTTCAAAAAGTCTCTGAAGATATAGCTCAGATGGGGGTTGAAATGGGAATAACTAATTATGTGGCCCCTTCCACCAAACTTCACAGATTAAAAGAGATCAGAAAAATAGTAGGAGATTCCTTTATTATCTCACCAGGGGTCGGTGTACAGGGAGGTACTCCTAAAGAGACGCTTCACTATGCTGATGCATTGATAATTGGAAGATCAATTTATGAGTCCCAAAACCCTAGAGAGTCTACTAAGTCTATTATAGACAGCATCAAACTTTAA
- a CDS encoding amino acid permease: MCSLFKKKDIESCLNCNASHEKLKRSLGPVGLIIMGIGAIVGAGIFIVTGMASATSGPALILSFVIAGIACGFTALCYAEMASMITVTGGIYTYTHITMGEIWAWMIGWTGILQYIMAGSTVAIGWATYTSGFFSSMGFVLPDVITSSPLTGTGLINLPAFLIVALLTGVLVLGAKESARVNATIVTVKMIVILLFIVVGAQFINPSNYQPFAPHGLTGVLQGAAMVFFAYIGFDTVASAAEEAKDPQRSLPIGIIGSLIVCSILYIIVTAVMNGMVNYSLFANNGAPVQLALELVGANWAMAIVTVGAIAGLTTVILVSLFVVPRLLFAMSRDNLLPKKLTKVHSKFKSPIISILVVGTTAAIISAFLPLEGIFELVNISALSAFTFLAISVIILRKERPDIPRKFKCPLVPIVPFISIIACLGLITQLNFLTIEMFAVWLILGLLIYFLYRRHRLGTNKMGELLDKEQIPTHEEISAK, from the coding sequence ATGTGTAGTTTATTTAAAAAAAAGGATATAGAATCATGTTTAAATTGTAATGCTTCCCATGAAAAATTGAAGAGATCATTAGGTCCTGTAGGACTTATTATTATGGGGATCGGAGCCATAGTTGGTGCGGGAATATTTATTGTAACGGGAATGGCATCAGCTACTTCTGGTCCCGCATTAATTTTATCTTTTGTTATTGCAGGTATTGCCTGTGGTTTTACAGCATTGTGCTATGCAGAAATGGCATCCATGATTACCGTTACTGGTGGCATATATACCTATACCCACATAACCATGGGGGAAATATGGGCCTGGATGATAGGCTGGACTGGCATACTCCAATATATTATGGCTGGTTCTACAGTAGCAATTGGTTGGGCCACCTATACTTCCGGATTCTTTAGTTCTATGGGATTTGTTTTACCCGATGTTATAACCAGTTCACCTTTAACTGGAACTGGTCTGATTAATCTACCTGCATTTTTAATAGTAGCTTTATTAACTGGTGTACTTGTTTTAGGTGCTAAAGAAAGTGCCAGAGTTAATGCAACAATTGTAACAGTTAAAATGATAGTAATTCTGTTATTTATAGTGGTAGGAGCCCAGTTCATCAATCCTTCCAATTATCAACCATTTGCTCCCCATGGGTTAACCGGAGTACTTCAAGGAGCAGCTATGGTATTTTTTGCCTATATTGGATTTGATACAGTAGCATCAGCTGCCGAAGAAGCTAAAGATCCTCAAAGGTCATTACCTATAGGAATAATAGGTTCCCTTATAGTGTGTTCCATACTGTATATAATAGTTACAGCAGTTATGAATGGAATGGTCAATTATAGCCTCTTTGCAAATAATGGTGCTCCAGTCCAGCTTGCCCTTGAACTGGTAGGAGCTAACTGGGCCATGGCCATAGTAACTGTGGGTGCAATAGCAGGACTTACTACCGTTATTTTAGTTAGCTTATTTGTAGTGCCTCGACTTCTTTTTGCCATGAGCAGGGATAATTTACTGCCTAAAAAATTAACTAAAGTTCATAGCAAATTTAAATCACCTATCATTAGTATATTGGTGGTGGGGACTACTGCTGCCATAATATCTGCTTTTTTACCATTGGAAGGCATTTTTGAATTGGTAAATATTTCCGCACTTTCTGCTTTTACATTTCTTGCAATATCCGTAATTATCCTTAGAAAGGAGAGACCAGATATCCCACGTAAATTTAAATGTCCATTGGTTCCCATTGTCCCATTTATTTCAATAATAGCCTGTTTAGGATTAATAACACAATTAAATTTTCTTACAATTGAAATGTTCGCAGTCTGGTTGATACTAGGACTTTTAATTTATTTCTTATATAGAAGGCACAGGTTAGGCACGAATAAAATGGGAGAACTTTTAGACAAAGAACAGATTCCAACACACGAAGAAATTTCAGCCAAATAA
- a CDS encoding deoxyribonuclease — translation MAYFGSDKLFKNSYGRDNYSNRGNSPINEGDEYDVKIEDLGRDGDGIARVEGFVVFVSGAKVGDEVKIKITSTRRNFAFAEIVE, via the coding sequence ATGGCTTATTTCGGAAGTGATAAATTGTTTAAAAATAGTTACGGTAGAGATAACTACTCAAATAGAGGAAATTCTCCTATTAATGAAGGAGACGAATATGATGTTAAAATTGAAGATCTCGGAAGAGATGGCGACGGAATTGCTCGTGTAGAGGGTTTTGTTGTATTTGTTTCAGGCGCCAAAGTTGGCGATGAAGTTAAAATAAAAATTACTTCAACTAGAAGAAATTTTGCTTTTGCTGAAATAGTGGAATAA
- a CDS encoding TIGR04083 family peptide-modifying radical SAM enzyme: MAFHVMLVPTLGCPSNCGYCWSSEEGSPVMSIEVIKEVVEWLKDFRDEPVTFTFHGGEPLLAGYDFYKESLPLLSKDLSHLKPALALQTNLWLLTPEMASLFKEYDIPIGSSIDGPPELNDFQRGKGYYEKTMKGYEIAKEHDLRVSFICTFTSHSINYKEDIFNFFLENKFNLKLHPSLPSIRDEEPEKWSLPPEEYGELLIYLLDKYLEHMDEISVMNIDTLCKSAFIRRGTVCTFVDCMGDTFAIGPDGSIYPCYRFVGMDEYIMGNVRDHPSMNELNQSAPMKLLDEFKDFVDKECKRCTYIKFCRGGCPYNALAVSEDKINCVDPHCTAYKTIFKEITKRATKEMLKSATMGLSLESDTEKKTKPTIMSIMLRSS; encoded by the coding sequence ATGGCATTTCATGTAATGTTAGTACCTACTTTAGGTTGTCCTTCTAATTGTGGTTATTGTTGGAGTTCTGAAGAAGGATCTCCTGTGATGAGCATTGAGGTAATAAAGGAAGTAGTAGAGTGGCTTAAAGATTTTCGCGATGAACCTGTAACTTTCACATTTCATGGTGGAGAACCGCTCCTGGCTGGATACGACTTTTATAAAGAGTCTCTTCCATTATTATCTAAAGATTTAAGTCATCTTAAACCGGCTTTAGCGCTCCAAACCAATCTATGGTTACTTACTCCGGAGATGGCATCTCTTTTCAAAGAATATGATATTCCTATTGGATCCAGCATAGACGGTCCCCCTGAGTTAAATGATTTTCAACGTGGAAAGGGATACTATGAAAAGACTATGAAAGGATATGAAATTGCAAAAGAACACGATCTTCGAGTCAGTTTTATATGTACATTTACTTCCCATTCTATAAACTATAAGGAGGACATATTCAATTTTTTCCTTGAAAATAAATTTAATTTGAAGTTACACCCTTCATTGCCATCTATACGTGATGAAGAGCCTGAAAAATGGTCACTACCTCCAGAAGAGTATGGAGAATTATTAATTTATTTGTTGGATAAGTATTTGGAACATATGGATGAAATTTCTGTCATGAATATTGACACTTTATGTAAAAGTGCATTCATCCGCAGGGGCACAGTATGCACCTTTGTGGATTGTATGGGAGATACCTTTGCTATTGGCCCTGATGGGAGTATTTACCCATGCTACCGTTTTGTGGGAATGGATGAATATATAATGGGAAATGTCCGGGACCATCCCAGTATGAATGAATTGAATCAATCTGCTCCTATGAAACTTTTAGATGAGTTCAAAGATTTTGTGGATAAAGAATGTAAAAGATGCACCTATATTAAATTCTGTAGAGGCGGATGTCCTTACAATGCTTTAGCCGTCAGTGAAGATAAGATAAACTGTGTTGATCCTCACTGCACTGCATATAAAACCATATTTAAAGAAATAACTAAAAGAGCTACTAAAGAAATGTTAAAATCTGCCACCATGGGGTTAAGTCTTGAATCGGACACAGAAAAGAAGACCAAACCAACTATAATGTCCATAATGTTGAGGAGTTCTTAA
- a CDS encoding multidrug ABC transporter ATP-binding protein has translation MIKESFKFFFNKFIRKHVLTIIIVLALSFFTLVFSFISPLLIKSLVDNVFIARKDDLFFYIVMGILGMYIISSVSSYFNSYVSGKLQLTLLKEVAESSFSVVQYTSLKNNQSIKVGDLITRIMSNSQVAINIPVRIIPQFFMIIVSIIVPFLIMLSLNLQLGLIILSPVILFALTSSIFGKRMESIQKIFLESNASLYSFLKENFSIIPLIKIFRLEKWSQNKFKKEMDNYYSISLDYTKTVSLSSALNSLILGVPIVLLIISGGYRVMDGTISLGTFTAFIAYTSIFFSPISQLSSIWTSYKSSLPAFDRVKEIFDMESVDNGDREIEIKEGKIQFENVWFSYNGRHILKDFNATFTKGLNYIVGENGTGKSTLLKLICALYPVDKGVVTIDRQPIMEVKRESLNHNVALVFSDPYLFDSSIYENIRIGNLEADKDDIVRVAKQVKIHEFIESAPYKYDTNVGEDGLSLSSGEKQKIALARAILKDSPIILLDEVTKSIDADSRESINEVIYNLKEDKTIIMVTHNAHEIDVNGNIIYLNH, from the coding sequence ATGATTAAAGAGAGTTTCAAATTCTTTTTTAATAAATTTATAAGAAAACATGTCCTAACAATTATTATTGTATTAGCATTAAGTTTTTTCACTTTAGTATTCTCTTTTATTAGTCCTTTACTAATAAAATCCCTGGTTGATAATGTTTTTATTGCAAGGAAAGACGATTTATTTTTTTATATTGTAATGGGAATTTTAGGAATGTATATTATATCATCTGTTTCCAGTTATTTCAACAGTTATGTAAGCGGAAAACTGCAATTAACACTCTTAAAAGAAGTGGCAGAAAGTTCATTCAGCGTAGTACAGTACACATCCCTCAAAAATAATCAAAGCATCAAAGTAGGAGATTTAATAACCCGTATTATGAGCAACAGCCAGGTAGCTATAAACATACCGGTTAGGATCATTCCTCAGTTTTTCATGATTATCGTAAGTATCATTGTCCCATTTTTAATTATGTTGTCTCTTAATCTTCAATTAGGACTTATTATCCTGAGTCCTGTAATCCTATTTGCATTAACATCTTCTATTTTTGGTAAAAGAATGGAATCAATTCAAAAGATATTTCTGGAATCTAATGCTTCTCTATATTCATTTTTAAAGGAAAATTTTTCTATAATTCCCTTAATTAAAATATTTAGATTGGAAAAATGGTCTCAAAATAAATTTAAAAAGGAAATGGACAATTATTATAGTATTTCACTGGATTATACTAAAACCGTTTCTTTAAGTTCTGCTTTAAACTCTTTAATTTTAGGTGTACCTATTGTTTTACTTATTATTTCCGGGGGGTACAGGGTTATGGATGGAACTATTAGTCTTGGAACTTTCACGGCTTTTATAGCTTATACTTCTATTTTTTTCTCCCCCATATCCCAGCTATCCAGTATATGGACATCTTATAAGAGTTCACTACCTGCTTTTGACAGAGTAAAAGAAATTTTTGACATGGAATCTGTAGATAATGGAGATCGGGAAATTGAAATAAAAGAGGGAAAGATACAATTTGAAAATGTTTGGTTTTCATATAATGGTAGACATATTTTAAAAGATTTTAATGCCACATTTACTAAAGGTCTAAACTATATAGTGGGTGAAAATGGTACGGGGAAAAGTACTCTTCTTAAACTGATCTGCGCCCTTTATCCTGTGGATAAAGGGGTTGTTACAATTGACAGGCAACCTATAATGGAGGTAAAAAGAGAGAGTTTAAATCATAATGTTGCTCTGGTATTTTCAGATCCCTATCTATTTGACAGCTCAATTTATGAAAATATTAGAATTGGAAACTTAGAAGCTGACAAAGATGACATTGTACGAGTAGCAAAACAGGTCAAAATTCATGAATTCATTGAAAGCGCTCCTTACAAATACGATACAAATGTAGGTGAAGATGGATTATCCTTGTCCAGTGGAGAAAAACAGAAAATTGCCCTAGCACGGGCCATTTTAAAGGATTCACCTATTATTCTTTTAGATGAAGTAACAAAATCTATTGATGCAGATTCGAGAGAATCAATCAACGAAGTTATTTATAACCTCAAAGAGGATAAAACCATTATTATGGTTACTCACAATGCACATGAAATTGATGTAAATGGCAATATCATATATTTAAATCACTAA
- a CDS encoding amino acid permease, whose protein sequence is MKSQIFSKKPIDDLLDEKNSGKSLKRAIGPLGLIIMGLGCIIGAGIFIVTGVASANYSGPALVLSFVISAVACVFTALCYAEFSSMVPISGSVYTYTYVAMGEIWAWMIGWVLIFEYLISASAVAVGWSSYIVGLLNSVGMILPQLITNPPGLGIINLPAFFIILLLTGVLALGVKESARFNAVIVIINISIILLFILVGINFIKPSNYQPFIPYGWTGVVQGAAMVFFAYIGFDAVSTAAEETKNPQKTLPIGIIGSLIISSILYIVVAAVLNGMVPYSLLDTAAPVTFALEEVGANWAASIVSFGAIFGLTSVLLTSLFGQTRIFFSMSRDGLLPNIFSIVHENWRSPIASVIIVGAIASLIAAFLPLGLIIELVNIGTLSAFIFLALSIIILRRERPDIPRKFKCPLVPVIPILSILFCSFLIFQLSSTTLERFAISLIIGLIVYFVYGHRNSKLRNKKRC, encoded by the coding sequence ATGAAGAGTCAAATATTTTCTAAAAAACCTATAGACGATTTACTGGATGAAAAAAATTCTGGAAAATCACTTAAACGTGCTATAGGCCCTTTAGGCTTAATAATAATGGGTTTAGGTTGCATTATTGGAGCAGGAATATTTATTGTTACAGGAGTCGCTTCAGCTAATTATTCTGGACCGGCGCTAGTATTATCATTCGTTATTTCGGCTGTAGCATGTGTATTTACAGCTTTATGCTATGCAGAGTTTTCATCCATGGTTCCTATATCCGGAAGTGTTTATACTTATACCTACGTGGCTATGGGAGAAATATGGGCCTGGATGATTGGATGGGTTCTGATTTTTGAATATCTCATTTCTGCATCTGCTGTTGCAGTTGGATGGTCGTCCTACATTGTGGGACTTTTAAATTCTGTGGGAATGATATTACCCCAGTTAATTACTAATCCACCAGGATTAGGCATTATAAATTTGCCTGCATTTTTTATCATATTATTATTAACAGGAGTTCTTGCTCTAGGTGTAAAAGAAAGCGCCCGTTTTAATGCAGTCATCGTGATCATAAATATATCCATAATCCTGCTTTTTATTTTGGTTGGAATAAATTTCATTAAACCATCTAATTATCAGCCTTTTATACCCTATGGTTGGACTGGAGTAGTTCAAGGTGCGGCCATGGTATTTTTTGCCTATATTGGATTTGATGCAGTTTCAACAGCAGCCGAAGAGACAAAAAATCCTCAAAAAACACTCCCTATCGGTATTATTGGGTCTTTAATTATTAGTTCTATCTTATATATTGTTGTTGCAGCTGTATTGAATGGAATGGTACCTTACAGTCTTTTAGATACTGCTGCACCGGTTACATTTGCATTAGAAGAAGTGGGGGCTAATTGGGCGGCTTCGATCGTATCTTTTGGCGCAATATTTGGACTAACATCTGTTTTACTAACCAGTCTATTTGGACAGACAAGAATTTTCTTTTCCATGTCCCGTGACGGTCTTTTACCTAACATTTTTTCAATAGTACATGAAAATTGGAGATCTCCAATTGCCAGTGTTATTATTGTAGGAGCAATAGCTTCTTTAATTGCAGCATTTCTTCCCCTAGGTTTAATCATTGAACTGGTTAATATTGGAACTTTATCTGCATTTATTTTCCTAGCTTTGTCCATAATAATCCTTAGAAGAGAGCGCCCAGACATTCCACGTAAATTCAAGTGTCCTCTAGTTCCAGTTATACCTATCTTATCTATACTGTTTTGTAGTTTTTTGATTTTTCAACTTTCATCAACTACTCTGGAGAGATTTGCCATTAGTCTAATCATTGGATTAATTGTTTATTTTGTTTATGGCCATCGCAACAGTAAATTAAGAAATAAAAAAAGATGCTGA
- a CDS encoding MFS transporter produces MIHGHPKGLYILFFTEMWERFSYYGMRAILSLYMIQALLFNTGFTSTIYGYYTGLIYLTPLLGGYIADRYWGNRKSIVTGCILMALGQFSLALSSYFYVPSTIPISYSYFIFNNQEIFFLTGLFLLVIGNGFFKPNISSMVGFLYPQNDHRIDSAFTIFYMGINLGALFSPLVVGTLGNTGNPADFMYGFLAAGVGMIIGLIIFVLGKNKYIVTPSGEGLGLKPSHLMELKKDCNGPLTKIEKQRISIIFILAFFVIFFWASFEQAGVSLTFFAEFSVDRTISSLNNYVIPPSFFQSINPLFILLLAPLFATIWPKLKNNGWELGTPLKMAIGLALLSLSFIILLPAAQMIDAGSSEVSPWYLVAVYFVMTLGELCISPIGLSMVSKLSPVRFSCLLMGVWFLSTAASNIIAGLLSSLYPSSSNPFPTLCGIPIDGLFSFFMIFVVMSAIAAVILLIISKKLSIMMHGIN; encoded by the coding sequence ATGATACATGGACATCCCAAAGGTCTTTACATTCTTTTTTTCACAGAAATGTGGGAAAGGTTTAGTTATTATGGGATGAGGGCCATTTTATCACTGTACATGATTCAAGCCTTACTATTTAACACAGGCTTTACATCCACCATCTATGGTTACTATACTGGACTCATATATTTAACACCACTCCTTGGCGGTTATATTGCTGATAGATATTGGGGAAATAGAAAATCTATTGTTACCGGTTGTATACTAATGGCTCTTGGACAGTTTTCACTGGCCTTAAGCAGTTATTTTTATGTTCCTTCCACCATCCCTATTAGCTATTCTTATTTTATTTTTAACAATCAGGAAATTTTTTTCTTAACCGGTCTTTTTTTACTGGTAATAGGTAATGGTTTTTTTAAACCAAATATATCATCAATGGTGGGATTTTTATATCCTCAGAATGATCATAGGATAGATTCTGCATTTACTATCTTTTACATGGGTATTAATTTAGGAGCTCTTTTTTCACCTCTTGTAGTTGGAACTTTAGGTAATACTGGAAATCCTGCAGATTTTATGTACGGCTTTCTAGCTGCTGGTGTGGGGATGATTATAGGACTGATAATCTTTGTTTTAGGTAAAAATAAGTATATTGTAACTCCCAGTGGTGAAGGTTTAGGATTAAAACCATCCCATTTAATGGAACTAAAAAAAGATTGTAATGGCCCTTTAACAAAGATTGAAAAACAACGCATTTCAATTATTTTTATCTTGGCATTCTTTGTTATTTTCTTCTGGGCTTCATTTGAACAGGCAGGAGTTTCATTAACCTTTTTTGCGGAATTTAGCGTTGACAGAACTATTTCTTCACTTAATAATTATGTGATCCCACCCAGCTTCTTCCAATCAATTAATCCTTTGTTTATCCTGTTACTTGCACCCCTTTTTGCTACTATATGGCCTAAACTAAAAAATAATGGTTGGGAACTGGGAACACCTCTAAAAATGGCTATTGGATTAGCTTTACTTTCACTATCTTTTATAATTCTTTTACCTGCAGCACAAATGATAGACGCTGGAAGCTCAGAGGTTAGTCCTTGGTATCTTGTAGCAGTTTATTTTGTAATGACTCTTGGTGAACTGTGTATCTCCCCAATTGGACTGTCAATGGTATCTAAATTGTCTCCAGTCAGATTTTCATGTTTATTAATGGGAGTGTGGTTTCTTTCAACAGCAGCGTCCAATATTATTGCTGGTCTTTTAAGCAGTTTGTATCCCAGCTCTTCAAACCCTTTTCCTACTTTATGTGGAATACCAATCGATGGATTATTTTCATTTTTCATGATCTTTGTGGTTATGTCTGCAATAGCTGCTGTAATTTTGTTAATTATTAGCAAAAAGCTTTCAATAATGATGCATGGAATTAATTAA
- a CDS encoding deoxyhypusine synthase, whose amino-acid sequence MAIKEEMTVLQLIEEMGKSGVLGAGKVEKATKLLAKVINDPEISVFLSIAGPLVPGGLRKVVSDLIKNGYVDIIITSGANITHDLLEAFGGHHYRGYEKDDEKLCEKGIGRIGDLYTRSEDFEVLEKRISEILDEITSKSSQLNIRELIFKIGELIDDENSILRNASLNNVPIYAPGLIDSMLGLQLWMYTQTKDLILDAVGDMHELSDKVFSSKKVAAVILGGGLPKHYALASNLLKGGVDAAIQITMDRSETGSLGGAPLEEAKSWAKAKAGSNLVTVIGDVTIIFPLILAGAMEILNKNDAKD is encoded by the coding sequence ATGGCCATAAAAGAGGAGATGACAGTTCTCCAATTAATAGAAGAGATGGGTAAATCAGGAGTTTTAGGTGCTGGGAAAGTTGAAAAAGCAACCAAATTACTGGCCAAAGTAATCAATGATCCGGAAATCTCTGTTTTTTTAAGTATTGCCGGACCCCTAGTACCAGGTGGCCTTAGAAAAGTTGTTTCCGACTTGATCAAAAATGGATATGTGGATATAATTATCACCAGCGGCGCCAATATAACCCACGATCTTTTGGAGGCTTTCGGTGGTCATCACTACCGTGGCTATGAAAAAGACGACGAAAAATTATGTGAAAAGGGAATAGGCCGAATTGGTGATCTCTACACCAGATCAGAAGATTTTGAAGTTTTGGAAAAGAGAATTAGTGAAATTTTGGATGAAATCACCTCTAAATCTTCACAGCTTAATATTAGAGAACTAATATTTAAAATAGGAGAACTGATTGACGACGAAAATTCAATTTTAAGGAATGCCTCTTTAAATAATGTTCCTATTTATGCTCCAGGATTAATTGATAGTATGTTGGGTTTGCAGCTATGGATGTATACACAAACTAAGGATCTAATACTTGATGCAGTAGGGGATATGCATGAACTTTCAGATAAAGTTTTTAGCTCCAAAAAAGTAGCTGCAGTGATACTAGGTGGAGGCCTTCCGAAACACTACGCATTAGCATCTAACCTTCTAAAAGGAGGTGTTGATGCAGCCATACAGATAACCATGGATAGAAGCGAGACAGGAAGTCTGGGAGGAGCACCACTAGAAGAAGCAAAATCTTGGGCAAAAGCTAAGGCGGGATCAAATCTGGTAACTGTTATTGGAGATGTAACTATTATATTTCCCCTAATACTGGCCGGGGCCATGGAAATTTTAAATAAAAATGATGCAAAAGATTGA
- a CDS encoding TIGR04165 family Cys-rich peptide, with protein sequence MKLEDLIKECPKCGCKDKTVKRDIEPVHKAHATTKDITCSECGYVFESAKEDKKED encoded by the coding sequence ATGAAACTTGAAGATTTGATAAAAGAATGCCCAAAATGCGGATGTAAAGATAAAACAGTAAAGAGAGATATAGAACCAGTTCACAAGGCCCATGCAACAACGAAGGATATAACATGCAGTGAATGTGGATATGTATTTGAATCAGCTAAAGAAGATAAAAAAGAAGATTAG
- a CDS encoding ferredoxin translates to MKVMEWCMYCGECAGVCPRCLIEVRESNLRFDEKNCKDCQICIQVCPVRALEKEE, encoded by the coding sequence ATGAAAGTAATGGAATGGTGTATGTACTGTGGGGAATGTGCAGGTGTTTGTCCACGGTGTTTAATTGAAGTTCGTGAATCCAACTTAAGATTTGACGAGAAAAATTGTAAAGATTGTCAAATATGTATACAAGTATGTCCAGTCCGGGCATTAGAAAAGGAAGAATAA